The following are encoded together in the Malaya genurostris strain Urasoe2022 chromosome 3, Malgen_1.1, whole genome shotgun sequence genome:
- the LOC131434200 gene encoding cubilin-like — MTTNERLFPLYTLGRIANVACIGTNGLSGICQIRGECADNGGLAIGRCNSYTAQAVCCIYIKRCGGSATQNVTYFQNSGYPSPYNGGGTCSITVVPPDSTICQLRIDFTTFSLSQPDATGACVVDNIQITGGNSPVPVICGENSGQHVYVSISGGSISIVVSMTSSTSFNRVWNIQISMISCTSQYQAPTGCLQYYMASSGEVASLNYGSGANPALNALGLIGTRQLAYSNYAICIQPAAGQCSITYSLPSTDPDAFTMTGDATAVVPALLGTGAVGDQGTACTTDYLIIPNPSGIANDRFCGLGLDSLTSGTQPFILYYITDADDAGDVANRGFRLEYSQNSCAISSGK, encoded by the exons atgactacaaatgaacGCC TTTTTCCGCTATATACTCTTGGCCGTATTGCCAATGTTGCCTGCATCGGAACTAACGGGTTATCCGGAATATGTCAAATACGTGGAGAATGTGCTGATAATGGAGGCTTAGCCATTGGCCGCTGTAACTCATATACGGCTCAGGCGGTATGTTGCATTT atATAAAAAGATGTGGTGGTTCCGCCACACAAAATGTAACATatttccaaaattcaggatacCCTTCGCCGTATAATGGTGGTGGAAC ATGTTCGATCACCGTAGTACCGCCAGATAGTACAATTTGTCAACTGAGGATCGATTTTACCACGTTCTCGTTATCTCAACCGGATGCTACTGGAGCTTGTGTGGTGGATAATATACAAATAACCGGTGGTAACTCGCCTGTGCCTGTCATTTGTGGCGAGAACAGTGGTCAACATGTGTACGTTTCGATATCTGGTGGCTCAATATCAATTGTGGTGTCCATGACATCTTCTACTTCGTTTAATCGAGTGTGGAATATTCAAATTAGTATGATATCGTGTACCAGTCAGTATCAGGCTCCAACGGGATGCTTGCAATATTACATGGCATCTAGTGGAGAAGTGGCAAGTTTAAACTATGGAAGTGGAGCGAATCCAGCTCTGAACGCTTTGGGTTTGATTGGAACTCGACAATTAGCATACTCTAACTACGCTATCTGTATTCAGCCCGCTGCCGGACAATGTTCAATCACATATTCCTTG CCAAGCACTGATCCTGATGCATTCACCATGACAGGCGACGCTACGGCGGTGGTTCCTGCATTACTTGGAACGGGAGCTGTAGGAGATCAGGGAACAGCTTGCACTACTGATTATCTAATAATACCCAATCCATCTGGCATCGCAAATGATCGCTTTTGTGGTTTGGGTTTAGATTCTTTGACAA GTGGCACACAGCCTTTCATCCTGTACTACATCACAGATGCAGACGATGCTGGTGACGTTGCTAACCGTGGTTTTAGATTGGAGTATTCCCAGAACTCGTGTGCTATCTCATCTGGAAAGTAG
- the LOC131436258 gene encoding uncharacterized protein LOC131436258 translates to MGKLNKKLSVKPKSNAVKNSEPKIESGPFPIYRSVPVQLNGPEPKIFKISPKKTKASKIPASVDPESLVSNAVEEDKLVKTKKLRKQVIGWLNKKNKKRFRKDEVLKKIELTQKAFKDDKERKKREKTVVTGDMRPLLDALPALDSLFKLKVADSIKTGVPKYDKKAAPKTKRQIKASQMKKNRVDFLNRCKKMNQILKSKKFKNNPKKLIADHIRNVRKEQLNVLLGKS, encoded by the coding sequence ATGGGTAAACTCAATAAAAAGCTATCGGTAAAACCAAAATCTAATGCAGTGAAAAAttcggaaccgaaaattgaatccGGACCATTTCCTATATATCGTTCAGTACCGGTACAGTTGAATGGACCAGagcctaaaatttttaaaatctcgCCAAAGAAAACGAAGGCTTCTAAGATCCCAGCTTCTGTTGATCCGGAATCGCTAGTAAGCAATGCTGTTGAAGAAGACAAATTGGTCAAAACTAAGAAACTACGGAAACAGGTTATTGGATGGTTAAATAAAAAGAACAAGAAACGATTCCGTAAAGATGAAGTTCTTAAAAAGATCGAGCTGACGCAGAAGGCTTTTAAAGATGacaaagaaagaaaaaagcGCGAAAAAACCGTCGTAACTGGCGATATGCGTCCGTTGTTAGATGCTCTACCTGCGCTGGATTcattgtttaagttaaaagttgcgGACTCTATCAAGACCGGGGTTCCAAAGTACGATAAAAAGGCTGCCCCCAAAACAAAACGCCAAATTAAGGCATCTCAAATGAAGAAAAACCGAGTAGATTTTCTAAATCGTTGCaagaaaatgaatcaaattttgaaatcaaaGAAATTCAAGAATAATCCTAAGAAATTGATCGCTGATCACATTCGTAATGTGAGAAAAGAGCAACTCAATGTGTTGCTGGGAAAATCTTGA
- the LOC131435782 gene encoding splicing factor C9orf78, with amino-acid sequence MSEDEKVEFKPKVRKNIRRRQKSDSDDGDAINEVILSKLEETKEKQKLRGKPNGVNVLTLAAGKKISIEEEVTNKDPFNVKSGGMVNMQALKAGKIKTVEDPYDTGIGTQFSAETNKRDEDEEMMKYIEDQLSKKKGISTESTGEIEIDSVSKYLSPEEAALLSLPAHLSHTSSQRSEEMLSNQMLSGIPEVDLGIEAKIKNIEATEDAKLKFLLEQQRKKDLPSHFVPSNMAVNFMQHNRFKIDQPVQQKRRYPEERGHYSSDEKAPKKATDDYHFDKFKKQYRRH; translated from the exons ATGTCTGAAGATGAAAAAGTGGAGTTCaaaccaaaagttcggaaaaATATTCGTCGAAGACaaaaatcggattcggatgatggcGACGCAATCAATGAAGTTATTCT TTCCAAGTTAGAAGAAACAAAGGAAAAGCAAAAATTACGTGGCAAACCGAATGGAGTAAACGTTCTAACACTAGcggcgggtaaaaaaatttcaatcgagGAGGAAGTCACTAAT AAAGATCCTTTCAATGTAAAATCCGGAGGAATGGTCAATATGCAAGCATTGAAAGCTGGTAAAATTAAAACAGTAGAAGATCCCTACGACACAGGAATAGGAACTCAGTTCTCAGCTGAAACTAATAAACGCGACGAGGACGAAGAAATGATGAA GTATATAGAGGATCAGCTTAGCAAGAAAAAAGGCATTTCAACAGAGTCTACCGGAGAAATTGAAATCGACTCGGTTTCCAAGTATCTGAGCCCAGAAGAAGCTGCACTTCTCTCGTTGCCCGCCCACTTGAGTCATACATCTTCTCAGCGATCAGAGGAAATGTTATCAAATCAAATGCTTAGTGGCATCCCGGAAGTTGATCTAGGAATTGAAGCAAAAATTAAGAATATTGAAGCAACTGAAGATGCAAAACTTAAATTTCTTCTAGAACAACAACGCAAAAAGGATCTTCCATCTCATTTTGTACCGTCCAACATGGCAGTTAATTTCATGCAACATAATCGATTCAAGATCGATCAACCGGTTCAACAGAAAAGACGATATCCAGAAGAACGAGGGCACTACTCAAGTGATGAGAAAGCCCCAAAGAAGGCCACGGATGATTATCATTTTGACAAATTTAAGAAACAATATAGAAGacattga